Part of the Bacillus cabrialesii genome is shown below.
TTGCTGTTACTAAGAGCTGCGAGGAGATGGAACTCATGATCGCAGCTAAAATTGCTGACAATAAGAATCCTGTAATTAAAGGGTGGAACAAGATTTTAGAGAAGATAATGAATATCATCTCTGGATCTTTTACAGCAACTCCAAATTTATGCGCATAAGCAACACCGACCAAACCTGTCAAGACAGAACCGAGAACTGAAATGATCATCCAGCTCATGCCGATTCGGCGCGCAGGCTTTAAATCTTTAATGTTTTTAATGGCCATAAATCGGACAATAATATGAGGCTGGCCGTAGTAGCCTAAGCCCCAGGCTAAATAGGAAATAATGCTAATGACGCTCGCGCCTTTAAAGATATCCAATAAATGTGGGTTAACAGCGCCGATTTCATGGAAAGTCGGAGCAACGCCGCCCACGTGGGTAAAAGCAACGATCGGCACAAGCACTAGTGCTGCAAACATGATCGCACCCTGCACGAAGTCAGTCAGACTGACAGCAAGGAAACCGCCAAATAGTGTGTATAATACGACAACAGCGGTAGTCAGAAGCAATCCTAATTTGTAATCCGCGCCAAAGGCAGATTCAAACAGCCGGCCGCCGGATACCATACCGGAAGAGGTATACAATGTGAAAAAGATCATGATGACCAAAGCGGATACGATTTTCAGCAGTGATGAAGAATGCTGGAATCGTTTATCAAAGAAATCAGGAATCGTAATCGCATCATCCGCCGCTTCCGTATAAGCACGCAGCCTTGGCGCCAGCAGCAAGTAGTTTGAATACGCCCCGATTGTAAGACCTAAAGCAAGCCATAAAGTAGAAAGCCCTGTCGCAAACATCGCGCCGGGAACACCCATCAGCATCCATCCGCTCATATCCGCCGCGCCGGCAGATAACGCAGTGACAAACGGTCCGAGGCCTCTTCCTCCAAGCATGTAATCATTGATGTCAGTGGTTTTCTTGAATGCATACCAGCCGATTAACAGCATGGCAATAAAGTAAATTCCTAACGATATAATAATTTCAATACTCACGTTTTACCCTCTCTTCACTTCTAATAATGTTGCATCACCTCTCAAATTGATGGTGCCAGTTAAGCAGCCTGGCTCAGTGCAAACCAAAAGAAATTCTTTTGCGGGTGCACTTGGTAACTTAACCTAACAAAGTATTCCCGGCCATTCAAGCGATGAAACCTCGATCATCAGAGGGAAATACCGACGTGAACCTAGAAGGGAATAAAGAATAAAACGCTTTCAAAAAATAATTAAAGTAAAAATTTTCAGAAAAATATTTCGTTTCTCCTTTATCTCTTTTTAGTATAAAATATATAGGGTATTGTCTCGAAAACCCAGGCTCGACCTAAGGCGTTTTGTTGCTTTAAAGGGCTTGTTTTTGATATGATCAGTATTATATGACTTAACGGAGAAATATGTGGAGGTGGATCATATGTCACGAATTTCAATAGAAGAAGTAAAGCACGTTGCGCACCTTGCGAGACTTGCAATTACTGACGAAGAAGCAAAAATGTTCACTGAACAGCTTGACAGCATTATTTCATTTGCCGAGGAGCTTAATGAGGTTAACACAGACAATGTGGAGCCTACAACTCACGTGCTGAAAATGAAAAATGTCATGAGAGAAGATGAAGCGGGTAAAGGTCTTCCGGTTGAGGATGTCATGAAAAATGCGCCTGACCATAAAGACGGCTATATTCGTGTGCCATCAATTTTGGACTAAAGGAGGGACACAAGAATGTCATTATTTGA
Proteins encoded:
- the opuE gene encoding proline transporter OpuE, which codes for MSIEIIISLGIYFIAMLLIGWYAFKKTTDINDYMLGGRGLGPFVTALSAGAADMSGWMLMGVPGAMFATGLSTLWLALGLTIGAYSNYLLLAPRLRAYTEAADDAITIPDFFDKRFQHSSSLLKIVSALVIMIFFTLYTSSGMVSGGRLFESAFGADYKLGLLLTTAVVVLYTLFGGFLAVSLTDFVQGAIMFAALVLVPIVAFTHVGGVAPTFHEIGAVNPHLLDIFKGASVISIISYLAWGLGYYGQPHIIVRFMAIKNIKDLKPARRIGMSWMIISVLGSVLTGLVGVAYAHKFGVAVKDPEMIFIIFSKILFHPLITGFLLSAILAAIMSSISSQLLVTASAVTEDLYRTFFRRKASDKELVMIGRLSVLVIAVIAVLLSLNPSSTILDLVGYAWAGFGSAFGPAILLSLYWKRMNEWGALAAMIVGAATVLIWITTGLAKSTGVYEIIPGFILSMIAGIIVSMITKRPAKASYRLFGVMEKLLKRKK
- the gatC gene encoding Asp-tRNA(Asn)/Glu-tRNA(Gln) amidotransferase subunit GatC — its product is MSRISIEEVKHVAHLARLAITDEEAKMFTEQLDSIISFAEELNEVNTDNVEPTTHVLKMKNVMREDEAGKGLPVEDVMKNAPDHKDGYIRVPSILD